The genomic interval CCAGACAGCGCCCGCAGAGCGTGCACGCGGCCGGCTCGATGCGCGCCAGCGGGATCCCCGAGGGGCGCGGCTGCATCGCGATTGCCTCCTGCGGACAGTTCTTCGCGCAGGTCCCGCAGCCGCGGCAGAGCGCCTCGTCGATGGCGGCGGCTGTGATGGCCGCGCCCGGAAGGAGCAGGGGTGCGGGCCGGTCGCCTGGCGCCGGCGCGCCGACGGTGGCGACGGTGGCGACGGTGGCGACGGTGGCGACGGTGGCGACGAGCGCAGCGTTCTCCGCGGCCATCGCGCCGTCGGCCAGCGCCCGCGC from bacterium carries:
- a CDS encoding 4Fe-4S dicluster domain-containing protein, translating into ARALADGAMAAENAALVATVATVATVATVATVGAPAPGDRPAPLLLPGAAITAAAIDEALCRGCGTCAKNCPQEAIAMQPRPSGIPLARIEPAACTLCGRCLAVCPVGAPDAAFAGHAQLREALAAALAGE